Proteins encoded together in one Leptospira semungkisensis window:
- a CDS encoding tetratricopeptide repeat protein: protein MSKHLAIFIIGTQILLACASAQKEGAVSANLETQVRADIKGIDQQMTDVRPEDKRYSELLLQKAKLLLKIESFKEASLVLRELQNSKDGRNLEHLDHYLGSAYLGINDYDNAIVHFRKSDNVDRDFESVTRKKMWAKAYFEDEKYGQALGILGRASKEKNFEKDLFYYETVVVSFYRIKEYKRCQLVLEEGLQKFPESLVLKETSEKINQVLQR, encoded by the coding sequence ATGAGTAAACACCTCGCCATATTCATTATCGGGACCCAAATCCTCTTAGCATGTGCGAGCGCGCAGAAAGAAGGCGCAGTTTCCGCCAATTTGGAAACTCAGGTCCGCGCTGATATTAAAGGGATCGATCAGCAAATGACTGATGTTCGCCCGGAAGATAAAAGATACTCCGAACTTCTTCTTCAAAAAGCTAAACTCCTACTGAAAATCGAGTCTTTCAAAGAGGCTTCTCTCGTTTTAAGAGAACTTCAGAATTCCAAAGACGGACGTAATCTGGAGCATTTGGATCATTATCTCGGATCTGCATATTTGGGAATCAACGATTATGATAATGCTATCGTGCATTTCCGTAAATCGGACAATGTAGATAGGGATTTCGAGTCAGTAACCCGCAAAAAAATGTGGGCTAAAGCATACTTCGAAGATGAGAAGTATGGCCAAGCTCTTGGGATCTTGGGAAGAGCATCCAAAGAAAAGAATTTTGAAAAAGATCTCTTTTATTATGAAACGGTAGTGGTTAGTTTCTACAGAATTAAGGAATACAAAAGATGTCAGCTGGTTCTGGAAGAAGGATTACAGAAGTTTCCGGAAAGTCTGGTACTGAAGGAAACCTCGGAGAAGATCAACCAGGTTCTCC